The following nucleotide sequence is from Paenibacillus odorifer.
CTTTGAAGTTAATGGCGAAGGAGCAAAAAATATTTATTTTTTACGATAGAAAAAAGTTTCCGTCGATTCAAAACCGTATTGAGCCGGTGTAAAGATTTGCTCTGTGCTACCCACAAACAAATAACCACCCGGACGTAAGCTAGCCGAAAACTTATGATAGAGCTTGTTCTTCGCCTCTTCAGTAAAATAGATCATTACATTGCGACAAATAATAAGATCAAAACCTTCGTCGAACTTGTCCAAGAGCAGATTCTGTTTGCGGAAATCTATGTTTTTCTTAAGTGAATCGCTGACCTTGAAAACAGGGCCTTCCGGTGTAAAGTAACGTGCTGCCACGTCTTTCGGCACATCCTTTAAAGAACGTTCCAAATAAAGACCTTGCTTTGCTTTAGATAAAGCGCCATCATCAATGTCAGTGGCAAGAATGCCTGTCTGCGCCAATATATTCTTGTCCGACAAAATCATAGCCAGCGTGTAAGGCTCTTCGCCAGTGGAACACGCCGCGCTCCACAGCTTTAATTTGCGGCCTGACTGCTGGAGGTCAGGAAGGATAATATCCCGCAAAACTTCCCAGCGATTCGGATTCCGCCAGAACTCAGAGACATTGATCGTCATTCGATCTAAAAATTCATAAAATAAGTCCTTATTTTTCATCATCGCTGCAAAAAAATCACTGAAGGTATGATACCCATTCTTCATCCGAAGAGTCGTCAAACGCCGCTTCATCTGCGCTTCTTTATATTGAGCCAGATCAATTCCGGTGCTTTGTTTAACGTTGTGAATAAATCCGCTATAATCCGGATCTGTTGTTAATGCTGCAACATTACGATCAGACATGTTAATCCCCTGCCTCCCACCTGGACCTTACATCCAGACTGCGATGTCTTTGTTATACTGATTCAGTTCATCTGGAGCAAAGAAATTAGCAATTTCCCGTTCTGCACTTTCAGGCGAGTCTGATCCATGAATTAGATTAAGTGGTGTATGGCTGGCAAAGTCGCCACGAATCGTGCCTGGCAGAGCTTCTCCAACTTTTGTCTTGCCTATGAGTGTCCGGGATAACGTAACAACATCATCGCCTTCCCATACCATTGCAAACACTGGACCTGAAGTGATGAAAGAGACCAGCTCCGAAAAAAAGTCTTTGCCTGCATGCTCAGCATAATGTCTTTTCGCTTGATCCTCACTAACTGTAATCAGCTTAGCAGCGACCAATTTAAACCCCTTATCCTCAAAGCGGGTAACAATACGCCCTATTAATCCACGTTGAACTCCATCAGGCTTGACCATCAGATACGTCTTTTCCATAGAAGCACTCTCCATTTTCCCATTTGAAGGGTTGTTTTGACGCTATCTTAACAGAAACATTGCTTTCTGGAAACGTTTAATTTCAATCTCACCAGAAGATCAATAACTTCTTCCTGTTATAAAATAAGCAATATCACGCAGATTGCGCTTAGTCTTATTATTAGGCAATTGTTCCAGCGCCGCCAGCGCCTTGTCAATATAACGTGAAGCGAGCTCCTCAGAGCGGGCGATTCCGTCTCCGGAAAGTATAAGATCAATCGCACGTCCTACCGTGCTATGGCCCTCACGTATAGACTTCAGCTCCTCAAGCAATGACTCGCGCAGCCGCTCATCCTCAAGACTATAAATCACTGGAAGTGTAATGTTTCCTTGACGCATATCACTGCCCGGAGGTTTACCGATCTGTTTCTCTGTGCCTGAGAGATCCAGTAAATCATCACGAATCTGGAACGCCATACCCACGTTATATCCATAATTATAAAGCAGGCGAGCTACTTCTGGATCTGCCTCAGCAGCAAGTGCGCCGAGTTGGCAGCTAACTGCAATCAGCAGGGCTGTTTTGCGGCGGATACGCCGTAGATAATGACGTACACTTTGCTCACTGTTGAAAA
It contains:
- a CDS encoding CheR family methyltransferase — encoded protein: MSDRNVAALTTDPDYSGFIHNVKQSTGIDLAQYKEAQMKRRLTTLRMKNGYHTFSDFFAAMMKNKDLFYEFLDRMTINVSEFWRNPNRWEVLRDIILPDLQQSGRKLKLWSAACSTGEEPYTLAMILSDKNILAQTGILATDIDDGALSKAKQGLYLERSLKDVPKDVAARYFTPEGPVFKVSDSLKKNIDFRKQNLLLDKFDEGFDLIICRNVMIYFTEEAKNKLYHKFSASLRPGGYLFVGSTEQIFTPAQYGFESTETFFYRKK
- the ndk gene encoding nucleoside-diphosphate kinase; amino-acid sequence: MEKTYLMVKPDGVQRGLIGRIVTRFEDKGFKLVAAKLITVSEDQAKRHYAEHAGKDFFSELVSFITSGPVFAMVWEGDDVVTLSRTLIGKTKVGEALPGTIRGDFASHTPLNLIHGSDSPESAEREIANFFAPDELNQYNKDIAVWM
- a CDS encoding polyprenyl synthetase family protein, producing the protein MKRLQIFGLLNRDMDQIEKELYRSVQGDDDLLTETSLHLLKAGGKRLRPVFVLMGGKFGKYDLEKLKRVAIPLELIHSASLVHDDVIDDAELRRGELTVKAKWGDKIAMYTGDYIYAKALVMTTELKNPRIHQILSKAMIEMSIGEMEQIRDFFNSEQSVRHYLRRIRRKTALLIAVSCQLGALAAEADPEVARLLYNYGYNVGMAFQIRDDLLDLSGTEKQIGKPPGSDMRQGNITLPVIYSLEDERLRESLLEELKSIREGHSTVGRAIDLILSGDGIARSEELASRYIDKALAALEQLPNNKTKRNLRDIAYFITGRSY